One genomic window of Paenarthrobacter ureafaciens includes the following:
- the map gene encoding type I methionyl aminopeptidase, with protein sequence MIEILSPSEVTKARVTGALVADILYTLKSRTTVGTNLLDIDRWTKEMILKAGAESCYVDYAPSFGRGPFGHYICTGVNDAVLHGLPHDYKLADGDLLTLDLAVLKDGVAADSAISFVVGESAPPSGVAMIEATERALSAGIAAAVPGARIGDISHAIGSVLGAAGYPVNVEFGGHGIGSTMHQDPHVPNTGRPGRGYELRPGLLLALEPWVMEDTAKLVTDADGWTLRSATGCLTAHSEHTIAITDSGAEILTLPTGTLL encoded by the coding sequence ATGATCGAGATCCTGAGCCCCTCAGAAGTTACCAAAGCCAGGGTAACCGGCGCCTTGGTGGCCGATATCCTCTACACCCTGAAGAGCCGGACCACGGTCGGCACCAACTTGCTGGACATCGACCGCTGGACCAAGGAGATGATCCTCAAGGCCGGCGCCGAATCGTGTTACGTCGACTACGCGCCCTCCTTTGGACGGGGTCCCTTTGGGCATTACATCTGCACGGGTGTCAACGATGCTGTGCTCCACGGCCTCCCCCACGATTACAAACTGGCGGACGGTGACCTGCTGACCCTGGACCTGGCCGTGCTGAAAGACGGAGTAGCCGCCGACTCCGCCATCAGCTTCGTGGTTGGCGAATCAGCTCCCCCGTCAGGGGTTGCCATGATTGAGGCCACCGAACGGGCACTCAGTGCCGGCATAGCTGCGGCGGTCCCCGGCGCCCGCATCGGAGACATCTCCCATGCCATAGGTTCGGTCCTGGGTGCTGCCGGCTACCCGGTCAACGTGGAGTTCGGCGGGCACGGCATCGGTTCCACCATGCACCAGGACCCGCACGTTCCCAACACCGGCAGGCCCGGGCGCGGTTACGAACTCAGGCCAGGGCTGCTGCTCGCCCTGGAGCCCTGGGTCATGGAAGACACCGCCAAGCTGGTCACGGACGCAGACGGCTGGACGCTCCGGAGTGCTACCGGGTGCCTGACCGCCCACAGTGAACACACCATTGCCATCACGGATTCGGGTGCCGAGATACTGACGCTCCCCACGGGCACGCTGCTGTAG